The Tindallia californiensis genomic interval GTCTTTCCCGTATCATCCGTCATGCGATGGACTAAAGATATTGGAATGGTTATGGAAGGAGAAGGTTGGTCATGTATAAAGAAGTCAAAAAAAACACTTCAGCCATATCGAGTTTTCAGTCCATAACAAAAGACATCCTTTCTAACGATACCTTTAAAACCCTGGATTCTTTTGTGCATCATCGCCATATTTCCATTCTTGAGCATTCCATTCACGTTGCTTTTCGCAGCTATCTGCTGGCAAAAAAACTTTCCATCGATCCTTCTTCCACGGCCCGAGGTGCTTTGTTACACGATTTTTATCTTTACGACTGGCACCAGCGAAATCCTGAGAGCAAAACTGGCATTCAGCTCCATGGATTCAAACATCCAAAAGTGGCGCTGAATAATGCGAAACATCATTTTGACATCAATGCTGTAGAGGCAGATATTATCGAAAAGCACATGTGGCCCTTGACCATACACAAATTACCCAGATACAAAGCTTCTTTGCTGGTACTGTGGGTAGATAAATACTGTTCTTTTCGAGAAATCACCCACCAGGAAACCCGTAGCTTTGTGAAACAGCTGGTAGTCGAAGTCTATTCCTTTGAAGATCGGTGATTTCCGTTATCTTTTCGCTTTCGAATTACATAAAAAACGTAGGGTAATTTATTCGTGAGTGCCTTCGGGTACTTTTTGTAAAAACGTTGGATTTTCTTTGCTTTTTGAAGAGTGACGGAATACTCTTCGAATTTTCTTTCCTGTTCATGCTTAAGCATGTTTTTCTTCTGTCGAACAAGGTCAACAAACTCCTCCAAATCCTTGAATCCCCTCATCCTCCTGTAGGCCATCATTGTTTTAAGATCCTGTTGCCCTTCCTGTATTAGAGCCAGTTGCTTAGCCAGGATTTCAGATACTTCATGGAACCGCGTGATGATTCCCCTAAGCTGAATCAGTTCCGAAATGGTATAAGCAGCATCAACAACTAGCAAGATATATAAAATGATCATGAAACGAATCACTGTGGGATCCATAATCCGTTCGTAGTAATTCATTAAAAAGGGTTGTATATAGAGGAAAAACACCATCCCAAAAACGCCCCAAAATATGGAAGGACCCAGCGCAATCCGACCATTCAAATGAAATCTGAAATCAGAATAGTCCCACCAGCGAGTCTCAAAGGCTTTTTCCATCAGATAAGAAACGGTGTATTCCCATAATGTGGCCACCACTGAAGCAATAAGCACCACTGTCATCGCAAAAAGATATACTGATTCTATTTCCATCCCTCCGGCAAACCATTGAATGGTAGGCATCATTGTAATCCCAGCAAATGCGTAGATCGGAATAAAAGGACTTCGCAAAAAACCCCGGTTCACAAATTTTTTATTTTCAATGGAAACGTACATCGTTTCCCAGATCCACCCCATCACGCCATAGCATAAAAAAATAAATGCCCATTCATGCCACATAATGTCCCTCCTTGATTTGTTCTTCTTCATCATGATACCCAGATGTACTGATTTTAGCACTAAGTGTTCCATTTATGTCTGAGAAACAGAGAAAAACAAAGCAGAAGGCCCAGATGAAGACCGCTGCTCCAGCACTAAAACCAATTCCTACAGTTTCTCTTAGGAGATGAGTGATACCCCGTGGGCACCTTAAAACCGTTTCAAAACTCTAAGCACTACCAATATTGCAGCACTCGTTAATCCTCTTTTTTTGCAATATAAAACCTGAAAGAATAATCTTAAAAATTTCTTTCAGGTTTTAATCTGTTACTGTTTTATTTTTTTTCCAATATTGATTTAATTTCTTCTACTGTTGCTAACTTGCCCATAACCTCTACATTGCCGTCGATGACAAGAGCAGGTGTTTTCATTACGCCATAAGACATAATATCAGATAAATCTTGAACTTTTTCAAATTGAGCTGCCATACCCAGTAATTTAGCTGCTTCTTTTGCATTTGACTCTAAAACCGAACATTTTTCGCAACCTGTACCTAAAATTTTAATTTCCATGAAAATCCTCCCCTTGATTTAATAGATATAATGGCCTGCTAACAAACCTACTAAAGCAGAAAACACCATAACCAAAACAATATAAGTTCCTGTTTTCTTTTTACCTAAAACTTTTGATATAACAATCATATTGGGTAAACTCAGTGAAGGTCCAGCTAACAAGAGTGCAGTTGCGGGTCCTTTAGCCATATCCATTTCCATAAAAGCTTCTACAATTGGAATCTCCGTTAATGTTGAAAAATACATAAACGCTGCAAAGACTGATGCCACTAAATTGGATGTGTAAGTATTATCACCAACATGTTGAGCTACAAATTCATGAGGTAGAATCGTTTGAATAACACCAGCTGCAAAAATACCAACTAAAAATAGAGGCGCTATTTTTTTCGCAAGATTTCCCGTCTCTAAACACCATTCTTTGATTTCATTTACTGTAAAATTCTTTTTAAGCTGAAAGATCAAAGCAGCTAATAAAAACAAAGTAGGTATAGGATTACGGACACCTGATATGAGAATGGCAAGTAAATTCAGGAAGAAGAAGATATTTTGTTTCATCGTTCGGCCATTTTCATCATCGATACTAAACATCGCTTCATTTTCATCAACGATCTCACTTTTATTGTAAAGTGCATACATGATTATACCAATTATTAATGACAAAATAACAGCTCCAACAACTCTTACCCATCCAATCTGTAAACCTAAAGCTGAAAAAGTCATACTTATTGCTAAAACATTGATAGCCGGTCCAGAAAAAAGAAAAGTGATTGCCGGTCCTATTCCCGCTCCTTTTTTGCGTATACTCGCAAACATTGGAAGAACAGAGCATGAGCAAACCGTTAAAATTGCACCTGATACAGAAGCCACAACATAAGCTAACTTTTTATCGGCTTTAGGACCAAAATATTTAAGAATAGCCCCCTGAGACATAAATTGTGAAATGGCTCCAGATAAGAAAAAAGCAATGGTTAAAGACATTAAACGTCTTGCAGTTACATAGTTACTAAGTGATTCAAGTCCGCCGTATAGC includes:
- a CDS encoding HD domain-containing protein, encoding MYKEVKKNTSAISSFQSITKDILSNDTFKTLDSFVHHRHISILEHSIHVAFRSYLLAKKLSIDPSSTARGALLHDFYLYDWHQRNPESKTGIQLHGFKHPKVALNNAKHHFDINAVEADIIEKHMWPLTIHKLPRYKASLLVLWVDKYCSFREITHQETRSFVKQLVVEVYSFEDR
- a CDS encoding putative ABC transporter permease, whose translation is MWHEWAFIFLCYGVMGWIWETMYVSIENKKFVNRGFLRSPFIPIYAFAGITMMPTIQWFAGGMEIESVYLFAMTVVLIASVVATLWEYTVSYLMEKAFETRWWDYSDFRFHLNGRIALGPSIFWGVFGMVFFLYIQPFLMNYYERIMDPTVIRFMIILYILLVVDAAYTISELIQLRGIITRFHEVSEILAKQLALIQEGQQDLKTMMAYRRMRGFKDLEEFVDLVRQKKNMLKHEQERKFEEYSVTLQKAKKIQRFYKKYPKALTNKLPYVFYVIRKRKDNGNHRSSKE
- a CDS encoding thioredoxin family protein yields the protein MEIKILGTGCEKCSVLESNAKEAAKLLGMAAQFEKVQDLSDIMSYGVMKTPALVIDGNVEVMGKLATVEEIKSILEKK
- a CDS encoding permease, whose protein sequence is MTLFLEMLYGGLESLSNYVTARRLMSLTIAFFLSGAISQFMSQGAILKYFGPKADKKLAYVVASVSGAILTVCSCSVLPMFASIRKKGAGIGPAITFLFSGPAINVLAISMTFSALGLQIGWVRVVGAVILSLIIGIIMYALYNKSEIVDENEAMFSIDDENGRTMKQNIFFFLNLLAILISGVRNPIPTLFLLAALIFQLKKNFTVNEIKEWCLETGNLAKKIAPLFLVGIFAAGVIQTILPHEFVAQHVGDNTYTSNLVASVFAAFMYFSTLTEIPIVEAFMEMDMAKGPATALLLAGPSLSLPNMIVISKVLGKKKTGTYIVLVMVFSALVGLLAGHYIY